The following DNA comes from Parcubacteria group bacterium.
AAAGTTATATTTAATAATAATATTAGGATTATAAACTATCTTGACCAAATAATCAACGCTCGATGTTGAAAAACATTCGGCTACCAGGAGTTGAGCTCCTGGAGCTCCAGGAGCTCAACTCCTGACTTTAAAAATTTCAAAAATATGAAAGACCATATTGCCATTTTGGATTTCGGTTCGCAGTATATGCATCTCATTGCGCGCAATATCCGTGAGATGAATGTACTGGCTAAGATCTATCCCCATGACGTTTCTGCGGAAAAATTAACCACTGCCAGTGGAATTATTTTTTCCGGCGGACCGCAATCGGTCTATGACAAAAATTCACTCACGGTCGATCCAAAAATTTTAGAATTAGGCGTTCCCATCCTAGGACTTTGCTATGGACATCAACTGCTCGCCCATCTTCTAGGCGGGCAAGTGAAGCCGGGACGCATAAGAGAATATGGTCGAGCTAAGTTAGCGCTGAAAGATAAGACGGCGCTTTTTAGAAACATCCGGCGGACAACAAAAGTCTGGATGAGTCATGGCGACTCCGTCTCGAAAGTTCCCAAAAATTTCTCCATCACTGCTTCCACGCAGGATTGTCCAGTGACTGCGATGGCCGATGAAAAAAATAATTTCTACGGATTGCAATTCCATCCGGAAGTCGACCACACGCTCGAAGGCAAAAAGATGCTGGAAAATTTTGTTTTGAAAATTGCCAAGGCGCAGAAAAATTGGGAGATCAAAGATCTGGTCGCCCATCTCGTGGATAAGATCAAAAAACAGGTCGGTAAGAAAAAAGTCTTCGTTCTGGTGAGCGGCGGCGTGGATTCCAATGTCGCTTTTGCCCTGTTGACCAAAGCTTTGGGAAAAGCACGGGTGAAAGGGCTCTATATCGACACTGGGTTTATGCGTCAAGATGAATCCCAAGAAATCATCAAAAATTTTAAAAAGATCGGTTTTGATAATTTGGAAGTGATCGATGCGAGCGCTACTTTTTTTGAAAATTTGAAAGGGATCTACGAACCGGAAAATAAACGAAAGATCATCGGCCAGACTTTCTTGGATATCAAAGACAGTGTCACAAAAAAATTAAAATTGAACGACAAGGAATGGCTCTTGGGACAAGGCACGATCTACCCTGACACGATCGAATCAGGCGGGACGAAAAATTCCGACAAGATTAAAACGCACCATAACCGCGTCGATGCTATCCAAAAAATGATCGACGAAGGTTTGGTCGTCGAACCCCTGGTCGATTTCTATAAATATGAAGTACGCCAAATCGGCAAACTTCTAAAACTCCCAAAAAATTTGATCGAACGCCATCCTTTTCCCGGTCCGGGACTCGCCATCCGCGTCCTTTGTCTTGATCATAAAATGCCAGAGGAAGACCTGAAAGATAAGGAAAGTAAGGTGAAAAAATTCTACCAAAAAAATTATCCCGAGATGGGATCAGCGCTCCTACCTATCCGCTCAGTCGGCGTCCAGGGCGACAACCGCACCTATGCACATCCCCTCGCCATCTGGAAAGAATCAGCCTGGAAAAAACTGGACCAAATTTCAGTCAATACGACCAATTCCGTCCACGAAGTCAATCGCGTCGTCCTACTTTTGAATCCTGGGAAAAAACCTGTTTTTCAACTGATCAAAAAAGATGCTTATCTGACCGAGAAACGCACAGAAACGCTCCGTGAGATAGATGCGATCGTGACTAAAAATATCCGCGCAACCAAAATCTATGGACAGATCTGGCAATTCCCCGTCGTCCTCATCCCCATCACTGATGGAAGTGGCAAAGAATCGATCGTCTTGCGCCCGGTCAACACCCGTGACGCGATGACGCTAAATTTTTACCAGATGGAAAAAACAGTGCTAAAACAAATGACCGAAGCCATTTTGGCTACCGGGCGTATTTCCTATGTCTTTTATGATCTGACTAATAAACCGCCAGGAACGACGGAATGGGAATAATAAATCCATAAAATTATGCCAAAAAATAATATCCAAACTGAGGTGCAAAAAGCGGTCGGAGCAAAAGTTGATATTTTTACCGATTCCAACAATGACCACAGCCGCTACCAAGTGAACAAAAAAAATTATCGGACGATCCTGATCAAGAATATCCCCTTCATCATCACCTGCAATGAGAATGATAAATTGGTCATTTTAAAAAATCAATCTATCGCCATCAAAGATGATATCATCACCGAAGTAGCGCCGCTGGAAAAGATCAAAGCAAAAAAATTTGACCTCATCTATGACGCTGGAAAACGCGGCGGAACAGTCGTCACTCCGGGACTGATCAACACGCATGCCCATATCCATATGTATCTTTTGCGTAGCGCAATGATCCTTGATGAAGAAAAAAGCGTCGATGAAACAATCTCCAACATGGCCGCTTGGCAAAAATTCGAAACGGAAGAATCACTTTTTTATGCCTCAGTCGGCGATCTGACCGAACAGCAAAAAAACGGAATCACCACGACCCTTACACACGGACCGAGTTTTGAGTCAGGTGAAATCGCCGCGCAGATCACCAGACAAAATCTGCTCAACGCTGTGAGTGCCGTAAGCAATTCCCGTCCGACCAACTCACCGGAAATGGTGGAAAAATTACTTCAGAAAAAAGATGAGTTCTATTCCACGCCTGCCATCTCGTTGCACTATCTTTACAAAACGCCTTTTTCCACTTTACGCAAAGTAAAAAAAATCATTGATAAATATCAATCATTTCTGACTGTCCATCTGGCGGAAAGCCAAACTGTCGCAGAAAATACGCTGCGCTGTCATGGTATGAGCGAAGTGGAAGTGTTGAAAAAATTTAAGCTGCTAAATTCCCGTACCATCGCTTCACATGCCATCTACATCAAGCCGCAAGAAATCATCGAACTGGCCGAAAACCAAGTCGGAATTGTCCATCTGCCGACTTCCAACACGCTCCATAAAAGCGGCGTCTTTCCTTTTTGGCAATTCAATGATGCCAATGGCTACAAAAACATCTCCCTAGGAACCGATAGTGTAGTGAGCAAAAACCAGCTCGATCTTTTGACTGAAGCCTATCAGGCCCGCATCACTCATCTTTATGCGCGCCCGATCAAATATGGCACGCTATTCAAAATGATGACGGCCAATGGTGCGCGCGTCCTTAGCCTCCTTGACCGCGGAAAAATCCTGCCCGGCATGAAAGCCGACATCGTTTTTTGGAAACTGCGCGACCGCGGTTTTGTCCCTTATGACGAAAATAATCCGGCTACGCTCATCGGCAATCTCATCACCCATGGCGGACGGATGGTCAGAGACCTTATGATCAACGGAAAGATCATCGTCAAAGACCGCCGCCACCAATTCGTCAATGAGACAAAATTACTAGATGTGCTACAAAAGAAACACATGGAAATGCGCGTAAGAAAAGAGAAGAAAGACTAGGATTGTTTTTCCAAGCTGCCTCTAATACTGGCCGGCTCGATGCCGGTCAGTTTTTTCATCAAAGAATATTCCAAAGAAGTGTCGGCCAAAAAATCCGCCGGCCGCTCGACTGGCATTTTCACATCGACCAAATTGTCCGTCGAAACACCCAACGCTTCTAGTGCTTGCTTATGAAATTCATAGACGCTCATTCTTGGACCGGCCACGTGCACAATACCTTGATAGTCAGAAAAGGCTAATCCTATCGATGCCTGCGCCACTTGAAAAACTCCGAGCGGCGATTTATACATATCTGAGAATCTTTCTAAGCGCTCACCATTTTTGAGCGCCTCAGAAGCTTTGGATAAACGAGAATCTAAGCGCCCGCCAGAAAAACCATAGAGATAGCTTGGACGGATGATGCAATAGTCTTCACTTTCTTCTCGGATCAATTTTTCACAAAGCGCTAAATTTTTGCCATAATTCGTGACGGGCACAGGAAGATCTTTTTCAGAATAATTCCCTTGCTCACCAGCAAAAATTCCATCACTGGAAAAATAGACCAGGCGCTTGCCGGCACAGCCCGCGATAAACTGGCGCATCGCTTTTTCTAAAAGTTCTTGATCTTCCACAAACTCAATTTTCGCCGACAAAAAAACCGTATCGATCTCACGGCCAGAAAAAAGTTCCTCACTGTCATCCGCAAAAAAATCAAACTTGAGCGAACCAGGAAATTTTGGATTTTGATTATGCGTCACTAAAACATCCGCGCCACTCTCCAAGAGTTGCCGCGCGATTTCTCCGCCCAAAAAACCCGCTCCGATGATAGCTGTTGACATATTTTCACTTTAAACAGTACGCAGACCATGCTCCTCTTATAAACTATCAATCACTAATCATTCCTGTCTAGCATGTCCTGTCGCTCGGCGGGCTCAAAAACTGAACAGAAGCAAAATACCGATCATGCTTGGCAGGGAAGTTTTGATGCTTTGGAAATTTTTTTTGAGTACGATTTTCATCGAAACTTACTAAGCATACAAAAGTTCTTCCATATTAATGTTTTTTATTTTTTTTCATCCCTTGATGCTGGCGCTCAACGTAGACAATCCGCCACCAGTATTGACCAAGAAAATAGCCGCCGAAAAGTCCACATGCCCAAAGGATAATTTGCAGATAAGGCGGAAGATAAGAGTGTATGCCAAGATGGATATATTCCTTTGGCAAAAGACCAGAAAAAAGCCATTGATCCACTAGCCAGATTTCGATTAACCATTGGAAAGTTTCTACTAAAAGCATTCCCAGAAGCATCGCGAATGAAATATAAATATTCTTTTTGATTAACATTGAAATATTTTAAAAATTAGAGGCAGAAATTAAATAGATCATATAGCATATTTACCATTATCCTACCACAAAAACGCATATATTGCGAGAATACACCATTCTTTAAGGGTATCTATTTGCCCTCCTCTTCCTTTTTCTCAAACAGCTTCACGAAAATGAAGCGACCGATCCGATAGACGATCCAGAAGAGCAAGAGATAAAGGATCAGCGTCGGCAAAAAGGTAATGACAAAGACGATCAAAAAGTCGACAAAATTTTGCACCTTGATCACCAAAGAACGGATTGCATCTTTGGCCACCTGCAATGGGCGCCAAGAATCAGAAACAGCAATTCCAGAATCCTCCGACAGGGTGATAGTGATCGTAGACATATCAGTCTGAGAAGCCAAATAGCGCAACTGTCCTTGGAAAGATTCAATCTCCCCTCTTACGCGCGAAAGCGCCTGAGTGACTTCGATCACATCACTGATTTTTTGCGCTTGATCGAGAATTTTTTGATATGCCGCCTCTTCGACTTGTTTGTTCTTGATCCGTCCCTCCAGGTCCTGGTAGCGCTCCGTCACATCTTGACCATTAGTCGATTCGCGCACGACGGCGCTGGCGACAGTTTTTAATTCACCAAAAGCTTTTTCAAAATTAGCGACCGGCACTTTGATTGAAAGCGTTCCGCTTTTGAGCGATTTATCATTTTGGTAAAAATTAGAAGAAAATAAACTTCCACCATTCCCCTCTGCGATCTTTTCAATTGCTGACACAGCCGCATCGACCTTATCCACTTTCAATGTCAGGTTGCCGTTCTTGACTACTTTTTTGTCTGTCAGCGACTGACTATTTTCCGATGCCTGATAAGTGGCACTGGGAGCACTGTCACGTGTGATGTTTTTTTCTTGTGCCCCTCCAGAAATCGGATTGCTAAACGTCGTACCAGAAGACAGTCCTGTCGACATCGGAGCGTCAAGACCATCCCACTGCGCCACGCCTCCCATCTTGCTGGTGGAAGAAATGTTCCTCATAAAAGCAACCAGGACAAAAAACAGGAGAACAATAACTCCGACAACTATGGCAATTATTTTGGTTTTTTTCATTTTTTTAAGTTAATAATTAACTAGCCTCATTATACCACAAATTTATCTAGCTAAATAATTGCAACAACTCTTTCGTTTCCGGCAGTTTTGTGACAAGCATAAAAATAAAGATGTAGACCAAAAGCGTAACAACTTTCGAAGAAGAATAAAATTTGAGCGCGTTGCCCAATGATTGCTTGGGCAAAAGCGAATGACCATGCAGATTGACGGAAGAATAAATTTCATCCAGCACCAAGTGCCCCAAATATCCCACGCTCACCGCGAGGCCTAAGAATAGTTTTTGCTCGCTTTGGATCGCCAAGAAATTCAAAAACCAGATCGTCAAAAGACCAAAAAGTACCGCAGCCGGAACGGAATGGAAGATGCCGCGATGATTGGTAAATTTTTCAAACACGTAGCCTGCGCCAAAACGGACCAGCAAAAACACTGCCATTGGGAACAGGACCAGCAGTTTCAATCCTCTTTCTCCGCTTTGATATTGACCCAAAAAAATTAAACCAGCCAGTCCCGCCCCCAAGAGGCCAAAAAGGATCTGAAATGGAACACCTTCATCCATATCCAGATCAGGAAGGAATGAACCGACCAGGACGGCCAAAAAAATCCAGATGATCGCCTCGGTCGATGCCATCAAGGAAGTGATAAGACCAGCAACGATAAAACCGATGCCGATAAAAACGCCGAAGCTGATGTGGGTTTTGAAATTTGCCATAGATTTTATTTTTCCTTCGGCCAGCCCCAATTCCACTTCGGCTTTTCGCCTTTCTTAAAAGCGATAGCGAAGAAGATGGCGGTCCATAAAATTACTAAGCCAAGAAACGCGTAAGGCACATCACTCTTGGGCGCCGTTGCATCGATTATCCTGGCGGAAGCGACGAGTAGTGCGACATAGATCGCAATCGTGACCCAGCCTTGCCACCTGACCGGCGTCCAGCCCCAGCCGAACCGTTTTTGCTTGAACCAGTACCCCTTAGGATTATCCTTCACGTACGCGATGTATCTTTCGAACATATGTTTTAGTTTTAATATTTAGTCAGTTAGTGCAAATTTTGCATTATGCCTTTTTTGCATATTACTTTCCGGAACTACTTTCTAGTTTTTTCATACTTGCGCTTCCCTCGAGGGATCTCATCTGAGAAATCGCGCTTTCGTTCAATTTTAGCAAGCGACTTTTCTGTGATAATCCAGCACGAATGAACTCAGCGTTGAGGTTTTCTAAATTTGCCAAACAAACTAGTTGCGTCACGGTGGAATAATCTCGTACATTTCCGACTAACTTAGGATTTTTATCTTTCCATTGCCTTGCCGTCATTCCGAAAAGTGCTACATTCAAAACATCAGCTTCATTGGCATAAGTGATATCAGCAAGGTGTTTCGATAATTTTTGAGGTAAAACAATCTTTTCTTTGATCGCGTCTGTATGAATTTTGTAATTGATTTTTGTAAGCATCCGCTTAGCATCCCATCCCAAGGTCAATCTCTCGTTTTCTTCAAGCTTCAGCCGTTGAAATTCATTTATGAGGTAAATCTTAAACTCCGGACTAATCCACATGCCAAATTCAAATGCGATATCCTTGTGAGCATACGTCCCTCCATACCTGCCAGCAGTCGCTTTTAGCCCGATCGCATTAGTCTTTTCTACCCATTCTTTAACACTTATTTTATAGCTATTGAGCCCGGCCTGACTTTTAATTATGGCAAATTCGCCATAATTAAACCTTGGGTTATTTATTTTTTCCCAAATGCCGAGAAATTCAACAGTATTTCTGTTCCGAAGCCAATCAGAAATAAAAAAATCTCCTTCCTTAGCTCTTAGCATATCTGTAAGGGAGATATAATCGTTATTTTCCTTAGAAATAATCGCTATGTCAATCCCCTGAACATTAATTTTTTTATTTTTCATATTTTTTACTTCGTTTATTATACTGATATTATATCAGTATAATCATTCTTTGGCAAGTTTTTTGCAGCTATTTTTTCGCAATCAGATTTAAAATCAAAGCCACAACTTTCTCTCTGTCTTTAGGATCACTGCTCGCAACCAAAATTGTGAGCGCAGTGAGGGCGGAAGGTGTCAATCTACTCACATCTAAGATGTTAGCTTGCCGCAAAAACCAGACAAAAGCAAACGCCCCACTTCTTTTATTACCATCGATGAACGGATGATTTTTAACCATGAAATACAAAAGATAGGCCGCCTTTTCTTCGACCGTCCCGTAAAGTTCTTTTCCGCCAAAAGTCTGCATCACATTTCCGACAATTCCCGCGACCGTTCCTGCGCTCCTTTCTTGGCCAAAAATATCCGTCGCTTTTTTCTCACGAAGCAATTCACTCCTTAGCATAGTCAAACTGTCCGCAACTTTTGTTGCTGTGAGTACCACTTTCTTTTTGGTCAGCTTCCCTTTCGGCAAAGCGTCCCGGTCATAGGCATCCAGAGAAAGCCAGGTGTCAGCAAAAAGCGTGACTAGGTCAATTGCATCGCCAGTATCGATGATTGTTTCACGCGGCAGCA
Coding sequences within:
- a CDS encoding amidohydrolase family protein, yielding MPKNNIQTEVQKAVGAKVDIFTDSNNDHSRYQVNKKNYRTILIKNIPFIITCNENDKLVILKNQSIAIKDDIITEVAPLEKIKAKKFDLIYDAGKRGGTVVTPGLINTHAHIHMYLLRSAMILDEEKSVDETISNMAAWQKFETEESLFYASVGDLTEQQKNGITTTLTHGPSFESGEIAAQITRQNLLNAVSAVSNSRPTNSPEMVEKLLQKKDEFYSTPAISLHYLYKTPFSTLRKVKKIIDKYQSFLTVHLAESQTVAENTLRCHGMSEVEVLKKFKLLNSRTIASHAIYIKPQEIIELAENQVGIVHLPTSNTLHKSGVFPFWQFNDANGYKNISLGTDSVVSKNQLDLLTEAYQARITHLYARPIKYGTLFKMMTANGARVLSLLDRGKILPGMKADIVFWKLRDRGFVPYDENNPATLIGNLITHGGRMVRDLMINGKIIVKDRRHQFVNETKLLDVLQKKHMEMRVRKEKKD
- a CDS encoding virulence protein RhuM/Fic/DOC family protein, with the protein product MVTKKEKNTGAVIYQAKSGAIELKGDFKHETIWASQAQIVSLFGVDQSVVSRHIRNIFKDGEIEEKSNMQKMHNANSDKPITLYSLDVTLGVGYRTNSKIAIEFRKWATKTLRSYIVDGFAINKNRIKKNYDQFLGVVEDIKKLLPRETIIDTGDAIDLVTLFADTWLSLDAYDRDALPKGKLTKKKVVLTATKVADSLTMLRSELLREKKATDIFGQERSAGTVAGIVGNVMQTFGGKELYGTVEEKAAYLLYFMVKNHPFIDGNKRSGAFAFVWFLRQANILDVSRLTPSALTALTILVASSDPKDREKVVALILNLIAKK
- a CDS encoding DUF4349 domain-containing protein, which gives rise to MKKTKIIAIVVGVIVLLFFVLVAFMRNISSTSKMGGVAQWDGLDAPMSTGLSSGTTFSNPISGGAQEKNITRDSAPSATYQASENSQSLTDKKVVKNGNLTLKVDKVDAAVSAIEKIAEGNGGSLFSSNFYQNDKSLKSGTLSIKVPVANFEKAFGELKTVASAVVRESTNGQDVTERYQDLEGRIKNKQVEEAAYQKILDQAQKISDVIEVTQALSRVRGEIESFQGQLRYLASQTDMSTITITLSEDSGIAVSDSWRPLQVAKDAIRSLVIKVQNFVDFLIVFVITFLPTLILYLLLFWIVYRIGRFIFVKLFEKKEEEGK
- the guaA gene encoding glutamine-hydrolyzing GMP synthase: MKDHIAILDFGSQYMHLIARNIREMNVLAKIYPHDVSAEKLTTASGIIFSGGPQSVYDKNSLTVDPKILELGVPILGLCYGHQLLAHLLGGQVKPGRIREYGRAKLALKDKTALFRNIRRTTKVWMSHGDSVSKVPKNFSITASTQDCPVTAMADEKNNFYGLQFHPEVDHTLEGKKMLENFVLKIAKAQKNWEIKDLVAHLVDKIKKQVGKKKVFVLVSGGVDSNVAFALLTKALGKARVKGLYIDTGFMRQDESQEIIKNFKKIGFDNLEVIDASATFFENLKGIYEPENKRKIIGQTFLDIKDSVTKKLKLNDKEWLLGQGTIYPDTIESGGTKNSDKIKTHHNRVDAIQKMIDEGLVVEPLVDFYKYEVRQIGKLLKLPKNLIERHPFPGPGLAIRVLCLDHKMPEEDLKDKESKVKKFYQKNYPEMGSALLPIRSVGVQGDNRTYAHPLAIWKESAWKKLDQISVNTTNSVHEVNRVVLLLNPGKKPVFQLIKKDAYLTEKRTETLREIDAIVTKNIRATKIYGQIWQFPVVLIPITDGSGKESIVLRPVNTRDAMTLNFYQMEKTVLKQMTEAILATGRISYVFYDLTNKPPGTTEWE
- a CDS encoding metal-dependent hydrolase, giving the protein MANFKTHISFGVFIGIGFIVAGLITSLMASTEAIIWIFLAVLVGSFLPDLDMDEGVPFQILFGLLGAGLAGLIFLGQYQSGERGLKLLVLFPMAVFLLVRFGAGYVFEKFTNHRGIFHSVPAAVLFGLLTIWFLNFLAIQSEQKLFLGLAVSVGYLGHLVLDEIYSSVNLHGHSLLPKQSLGNALKFYSSSKVVTLLVYIFIFMLVTKLPETKELLQLFS
- a CDS encoding sugar nucleotide-binding protein — protein: MSTAIIGAGFLGGEIARQLLESGADVLVTHNQNPKFPGSLKFDFFADDSEELFSGREIDTVFLSAKIEFVEDQELLEKAMRQFIAGCAGKRLVYFSSDGIFAGEQGNYSEKDLPVPVTNYGKNLALCEKLIREESEDYCIIRPSYLYGFSGGRLDSRLSKASEALKNGERLERFSDMYKSPLGVFQVAQASIGLAFSDYQGIVHVAGPRMSVYEFHKQALEALGVSTDNLVDVKMPVERPADFLADTSLEYSLMKKLTGIEPASIRGSLEKQS
- a CDS encoding KilA-N domain-containing protein, coding for MKNKKINVQGIDIAIISKENNDYISLTDMLRAKEGDFFISDWLRNRNTVEFLGIWEKINNPRFNYGEFAIIKSQAGLNSYKISVKEWVEKTNAIGLKATAGRYGGTYAHKDIAFEFGMWISPEFKIYLINEFQRLKLEENERLTLGWDAKRMLTKINYKIHTDAIKEKIVLPQKLSKHLADITYANEADVLNVALFGMTARQWKDKNPKLVGNVRDYSTVTQLVCLANLENLNAEFIRAGLSQKSRLLKLNESAISQMRSLEGSASMKKLESSSGK